Proteins encoded together in one Mycobacterium sp. MS1601 window:
- a CDS encoding SRPBCC family protein has protein sequence MPKRHDCDRVDLEFINTAPYRFVSTVDLAISPEQLFDVLSDAESWPQWAGVITKVQWTSPKPFGVGTTRTVHMRGFIVGDEEFLAWEPFTHMAFRFNTATTGSIAAFAEDYRVRETPTGCHLTWVMAMKPNGLAAGIGMFLGRPVMGWLFQRFLHNLRRYTDAIKSVQA, from the coding sequence CGCGCCCTACCGCTTCGTCAGCACCGTAGACCTGGCCATCTCCCCCGAGCAGTTGTTCGACGTTCTCTCCGACGCCGAATCCTGGCCGCAGTGGGCCGGCGTCATCACCAAGGTCCAGTGGACCAGCCCCAAGCCGTTCGGCGTGGGCACCACCCGCACTGTGCACATGCGCGGTTTCATCGTCGGCGACGAGGAATTCCTGGCCTGGGAACCGTTCACGCACATGGCCTTTCGGTTCAACACAGCTACCACCGGCAGCATCGCCGCATTCGCCGAGGACTACCGCGTGCGGGAGACGCCCACCGGCTGCCACCTGACCTGGGTCATGGCGATGAAGCCCAACGGCCTTGCCGCGGGCATCGGCATGTTCCTCGGCCGGCCGGTCATGGGGTGGCTGTTCCAGCGCTTCCTGCACAACCTGCGCCGCTACACCGACGCAATCAAGTCAGTGCAGGCCTGA